The proteins below are encoded in one region of Deinococcus fonticola:
- a CDS encoding helix-turn-helix domain-containing protein produces the protein MTRARILLLSHQGTADLEISRALGVSVQMVRATRKHFVLGGLEDALFDGLRTGRPAKFGGQDRAAITALACSEAPEGHSQWSIRLLADKAVELQLVDGIAPSTVFYILKKTKSSRIAKSSGASRN, from the coding sequence ATGACCCGCGCCCGCATTCTGTTGCTCTCACACCAGGGAACTGCCGATCTCGAGATCAGCCGTGCCCTGGGGGTCAGCGTGCAAATGGTGCGTGCGACACGCAAGCACTTCGTCCTGGGGGGCCTGGAAGACGCACTGTTCGATGGACTACGCACAGGACGTCCAGCCAAATTCGGTGGCCAGGATCGAGCGGCGATCACCGCGTTGGCCTGTAGTGAGGCACCAGAGGGTCATAGCCAGTGGAGTATTCGTCTGCTGGCAGACAAAGCCGTCGAACTGCAACTCGTTGACGGCATTGCGCCGTCAACGGTGTTTTACATCCTGAAAAAAACGAAGTCCAGCCGCATCGCAAAAAGCAGTGGTGCATCGCGCAACTGA